A genomic window from Halomonas sp. LR3S48 includes:
- a CDS encoding glycosyltransferase family 4 protein produces MRILLLGFYYPPDISAGAFRAEALVTALERRLPQGSELHVITTMPNRHRHEENLLSEEEALPGGKVRITRLPVPGGGRGMASQVRAFASFAYQVRKRVREEPYDLVVSTSSRLMTAVLGAWVARRKNARLYQDIRDNFVENLPFVLPGGTGRLVAPFFGILERWALGRADRINLVSRGFEPYFRPRYPRQRFAWHTNGIDHPFVEAAESGFFDQKIHADESQPLHVLYAGNLGAGQGMELILPNLAERLSTRVAFTVIGAGAGREALCRALSERGIENVQVRDPVPREALLEAYYAADVLFLHLNTLPSLESVLPSKLFEYATTGRPIWAGLAGFPAQFVKEEIENAAVFAPGNVEAAVAALDRLELHCRPRPAFVAKWRRDKIMADMADQVLALVTNEA; encoded by the coding sequence ATGCGTATCCTGTTGCTGGGTTTTTATTACCCGCCGGATATCAGCGCCGGCGCTTTTCGTGCTGAAGCGCTGGTAACTGCGCTGGAGCGTCGCCTGCCACAAGGCAGCGAGCTGCATGTGATCACCACGATGCCCAACCGCCACAGGCATGAAGAGAATTTGCTCAGCGAGGAGGAGGCTCTGCCAGGCGGTAAGGTGCGCATCACCCGGCTGCCGGTTCCTGGCGGTGGGCGGGGTATGGCCTCGCAGGTGCGAGCCTTCGCTTCGTTTGCGTATCAGGTACGCAAGCGGGTTCGTGAGGAGCCTTACGATCTGGTCGTCTCGACCTCGTCCCGCCTGATGACGGCGGTACTCGGCGCTTGGGTTGCGCGCAGGAAGAACGCGCGGCTCTATCAGGACATACGCGACAACTTCGTCGAGAACCTGCCCTTCGTGTTGCCCGGGGGCACCGGCAGGCTTGTGGCACCATTTTTTGGCATACTTGAGCGTTGGGCACTGGGTCGAGCTGACAGAATCAACCTGGTATCGCGAGGGTTCGAGCCCTATTTCCGGCCACGCTATCCCCGTCAACGCTTTGCTTGGCACACCAACGGTATCGACCACCCTTTTGTCGAGGCGGCGGAATCTGGTTTCTTTGATCAGAAAATTCATGCCGATGAAAGCCAACCCCTGCATGTACTCTATGCTGGCAACCTGGGGGCCGGCCAGGGAATGGAGCTCATCCTGCCGAACCTGGCGGAGCGTTTGAGTACGCGGGTTGCTTTTACCGTTATTGGTGCGGGGGCGGGGCGGGAAGCTTTATGCCGCGCACTGTCGGAACGAGGCATTGAGAACGTGCAGGTGCGAGATCCCGTGCCACGCGAGGCGCTGCTCGAGGCTTATTACGCTGCCGATGTGCTTTTCCTGCATTTGAACACCTTGCCTTCGCTGGAGAGTGTTCTTCCCTCCAAGCTGTTCGAGTATGCCACGACGGGCCGGCCCATCTGGGCTGGATTGGCTGGCTTTCCCGCTCAATTCGTCAAGGAGGAGATAGAAAACGCAGCGGTGTTCGCACCGGGCAATGTCGAAGCGGCTGTCGCTGCCTTGGATCGACTTGAGTTACACTGCCGCCCGCGACCGGCATTCGTAGCGAAATGGCGGCGTGACAAGATCATGGCGGACATGGCAGATCAAGTTTTGGCTCTGGTGACGAATGAAGCGTAA
- a CDS encoding glycosyltransferase family 4 protein, translating to MIVWNEFLNDARVLKEAQTLQANGHQVVVHALHTPGVTQERETLVSGVRISRVARSPMWKLRKRNANEGEGSAESQPRNAVSPPPETLVRQLFKLVARLWTHAALVNQLVRSRPYVIHAHDVNVLPTAWLAAKIARVPLVYDAHEISTDREGYKAFRGLVGWLEKKLMPKAAGTITTTEARAKFFARAYGIPRPLVLQNRPRLVKVGGGNRIREELGLTESWPIVLYQGGLQPGRGLPRLVEAAASVPNAYFVFIGGGRQAAELHELAAKLELGERVRFIPTVPLSELPSYTASADIGVQPIENTCLNHFTTDSNKLFEYVIAGLPVVASQLPEIGKVVRRHDLGLLVPPGDTAALVEAIQRLVDDVELRAHYRTRAEQAALSLNWETQEQALVELYERVLSPSKAGISPQ from the coding sequence ATGATTGTTTGGAACGAATTTCTTAACGACGCACGAGTTCTGAAGGAAGCACAGACGCTCCAGGCGAACGGTCATCAGGTTGTGGTGCATGCACTACATACGCCGGGAGTGACTCAGGAAAGGGAAACATTGGTATCTGGTGTACGAATATCGCGAGTGGCGCGAAGTCCGATGTGGAAACTTCGCAAGCGCAATGCCAACGAAGGGGAGGGCTCAGCTGAATCGCAGCCTCGCAATGCGGTATCTCCGCCACCAGAAACGCTCGTTCGGCAGCTGTTTAAGCTAGTGGCTAGGTTATGGACTCATGCGGCGCTCGTTAACCAGCTCGTGCGTTCGCGGCCTTATGTAATTCATGCCCATGACGTGAATGTGCTACCTACGGCTTGGTTAGCAGCAAAAATTGCCCGTGTGCCTCTAGTCTACGATGCCCACGAGATCAGTACCGACCGAGAGGGGTACAAGGCGTTTCGTGGTTTGGTGGGGTGGCTGGAAAAGAAGCTAATGCCCAAGGCTGCAGGTACCATCACCACCACCGAGGCACGCGCCAAGTTTTTCGCTCGCGCCTATGGCATACCTCGCCCTCTAGTGCTGCAGAACCGGCCACGATTGGTCAAGGTGGGGGGGGGCAACCGAATCCGTGAGGAATTGGGGCTCACCGAGTCGTGGCCCATCGTGCTCTACCAGGGTGGGTTGCAGCCGGGCAGAGGGCTTCCTCGGTTGGTGGAGGCTGCCGCCAGCGTGCCGAATGCCTATTTCGTCTTCATCGGTGGTGGGCGCCAGGCCGCTGAGTTGCATGAGCTGGCCGCCAAGCTGGAACTGGGCGAACGCGTGCGCTTCATTCCCACCGTGCCACTATCTGAGTTGCCGTCCTATACCGCTTCGGCGGATATCGGCGTGCAGCCCATCGAGAACACCTGCCTGAACCACTTCACCACCGATTCCAACAAGCTGTTCGAGTACGTAATCGCAGGGCTGCCGGTCGTGGCCAGCCAACTCCCCGAGATTGGCAAGGTGGTTCGTCGTCATGATCTCGGTTTGCTGGTGCCGCCGGGCGACACGGCGGCCTTGGTAGAGGCGATACAGCGCCTGGTAGATGACGTTGAGCTACGGGCCCATTATCGCACCCGGGCGGAACAGGCGGCCCTGTCGCTCAACTGGGAGACCCAGGAGCAGGCCTTGGTGGAACTCTACGAGCGGGTTCTGTCACCCTCCAAGGCCGGTATCTCGCCGCAGTGA